A window from Cryptomeria japonica chromosome 1, Sugi_1.0, whole genome shotgun sequence encodes these proteins:
- the LOC131858181 gene encoding probable 2' cyclic ADP-D-ribose synthase BdTIR: MGNNDSSAQSLLISKKIEYDAFVNHRGIDTKDTLASLIFHNLEKRGIKVFLDKYSIQVGDKIPETIEKAIASTCVHVVIFSANYAESEWCLTELCLILKTRAPIVPVFWGIEPSELLMEDKGGMYARAFKMHSDTGKIKPQILEEWKLALREVSDIKGLNIHGFGKFYKIVARKVIQCSRLRVQFFGRRRAIRSNCKERNRTYAKDEIACKSAEMQTLEKEIS; this comes from the exons ATGGGAAATAATGATTCTTCTGCGCAGTCTTTGTTGatctcaaaaaaaattgaatatgatgCATTTGTAAATCACCGCGGGATAGACACAAAGGATACTTTAGCCAGCCTTATCTTTCATAACCTTGAGAAAAGGGGCATCAAGGTCTTCCTTGATAAGTATTCGATTCAAGTAGGGGATAAAATACCTGAAACAATAGAAAAGGCGATAGCCTCAACCTGTGTTCATGTAGTTATTTTCTCTGCTAACTACGCAGAGTCCGAATGGTGCTTGACAGAACTCTGCTTAATCCTCAAAACCAGGGCTCCCATTGTTCCTGTGTTTTGGGGAATAGAGCCTTCCGAACTTCTAATGGAAGACAAAGGCGGAATGTATGCTAGAGCTTTCAAGATGCATTCTGACACTGGTAAAATCAAGCCTCAAATACTTGAGGAATGGAAATTGGCTCTCCGTGAGGTGTCAGATATTAAGGGCCTGAATATTCATGG GTTTGGAAAATTCTACAAGATTGTAGCCCGTAAAGTAATTCAATGTAGCAGGTTACGAGTTCAGTTTTTC GGACGAAGGAGAGCTATTAGAAGTAATTGCAAAGAGCGTAACCGAACATATGCAAAGGATGAAATCGCATGTAAATCAGCTGAGATGCAAACTCTAGAAAAGGAAATTTCTTAA